DNA sequence from the Bacillales bacterium genome:
CTGCGCCAGCTTCAATCCCGAACGACCAAGGTTTATAGCCGTCGTCAGCCATTTGCTTCGTCAATGCCATTAGTTCGTCCCAAGTTTTCGGCACTTCATATCCAGCGGCTTCAAATGCATCCTTCGGATACCATACAAAGCTTTTTGCATTTACACGCTGCCATACGCCGGCAACAATCTCACCGTCTTTGCCCGGCATCGTCGAAATGTCGATCCAGCTTTGATCGTATTGTTGTTTCAAGTAATCTTTCGACAAGAACGTTGAAACATCAACAACTTGACCTTTTTTCGCAAACTCTTTTAAAGCACCGGGCTGCGGGAAATCCGCGATATCAGGCGGGTTGCCGCTTTTCACCCGGATACCGATCGTGCTGTTGAACTCTTTCGAGTTCGTATACTGAATGTCGATGCCCGTTTTCTCTTCAAAACTTTTTACCGACTGATTGAACTTCACTTCGTCAGGTCCCGAGAATGGCCCGAGGATGGTCACTTTCGTTCCTTTAAATTCACCATTAAAAGCGGCCTTTAACGGATCCCCTTTAAAGTCGGAAGAACCGCCGTCTTTTCCACTGTTCCCGCTCGTTTCACTGTTCCCGCACGCCGCCAACAGCATCGCAAATACGAGCATCAACGCAAGAAGAAACTTTCCCTTTTGGTTTCGCAATTCCCGTCAACTCCTTGAATTTTGATTTGAAAAGGTTTTCAAACAAAAGTAACGAAAAACACCATGATTTCCCGGTAATTCTGCTTGGATTCGTTGAAAAGGTTTTCATACAATGGATGATCGGACCCGCAGATGGGACCGCGATCACGGATTCGGCGAAGCCGTAGAATCCCTCTCAATCAATTCGTGAGACACAATTTCCCGCAACGGTCCCAGATCATTCCCATCAATGAGCGCAGTAATTTTCTCAATTGCCTTATGCCCGATTTCGTCAAGCGGCTGCGCAATTGTCGTCAATTTCGGAATGCACATTTGCGAGATCCGCAAGTTGTCGAAACCAACGACCGACACATCTCCAGGAACTGTCTTGCCCATCTCGGTCAACGCCGAAATGGCTCCGAGTGCCAATTCGTCGGAAGCGGCAAAGACCGCCGTCAAATCCGGATGCTTGGCGAACAGCTTTTTCGTCGCCTGCGATCCGTTTTGAAACCAATGCGGCGCAATTTCGCAGCCGTCATCAGGTGCCTCAAGCCCATTCTTTCGCAGCGCTCGCATAAACCCTTGATAACGCGGCAATCCGGCAATCGGATCGCTTAATGGGAAACTAATCATGCCGATTTTCCGATGTCCGAGACTGATTAAATAGTCGGCAGCGTCAAAGGCGGCTTGCTCATCATTGATTTTGATTGAAGGAATTTCATACTCCATCGATTGGGTGGAGACAAGCAATACCGGAATGCCCATCTGCTCGAAAATTTCTTGATAATCAGGATATACCGGTTCACTCGTGAAAATGATGCCGTCGACGCGCTTTTCGTTTAAAATTTGCAAGTAAGACAAGATCGTCTTATGATCCCGATTCATGCCGCAAATCATTAAGTTGTAGCCTTCATCGCGAGCCGCTTCTTCCATACCGTGAAGCAATTCGGGAAAATAGAGGCTTTTCACGTCGGAAATCATGACCGCCAACGTTTTCGTTTTCCCGGAAATCAGCCCCCGGGCCAAAGCATTAGGCTGATAATTCAAAGCTTCAACAGCATTCAGTACTTTTCTCCGTTTCTGTTCATCCACTTGCGCCGAATTGTTCAGTACGCGGGATACCGTACTGATTGAAACATCGGCCAATTTCGCCACATCTTTAATGGTCTTTTTCATGTGCGTTGACATCCTCTGATTCTTTGAAAACCTTTTCAAATAATGTTAGGGGATATTTAGTAAGCTGTCAACCCTTTTTTGCCACAAAATAAAAGCGGGGAGAGCCTCCCCGCCATTTACGCCCACCACATTTCGGCAGGCTTTTCCCGAATCAAAACCGACTTTAAATGATTCACCGCCGTAGCAAATCCTTCTTGCACCGACATAAGCGGATCTTCATGTTCAAT
Encoded proteins:
- a CDS encoding sugar phosphate isomerase/epimerase, whose product is IEHEDPLMSVQEGFATAVNHLKSVLIREKPAEMWWA
- a CDS encoding LacI family DNA-binding transcriptional regulator translates to MKKTIKDVAKLADVSISTVSRVLNNSAQVDEQKRRKVLNAVEALNYQPNALARGLISGKTKTLAVMISDVKSLYFPELLHGMEEAARDEGYNLMICGMNRDHKTILSYLQILNEKRVDGIIFTSEPVYPDYQEIFEQMGIPVLLVSTQSMEYEIPSIKINDEQAAFDAADYLISLGHRKIGMISFPLSDPIAGLPRYQGFMRALRKNGLEAPDDGCEIAPHWFQNGSQATKKLFAKHPDLTAVFAASDELALGAISALTEMGKTVPGDVSVVGFDNLRISQMCIPKLTTIAQPLDEIGHKAIEKITALIDGNDLGPLREIVSHELIERDSTASPNP